ccatccatccatccatccatccattcacacaTCAACCATAACATTACAACCACTGACATGTGATGTGAATAACACTCATTATCTTGTTGTATCTTATTGCCCAGTTGTCAATGGTTgagatatattaggcagcaagtgaacactCAGTTCTCATAGTTTATGAAAATTCAAGCGTAAGGATCTGAGAGCCAGATGTCTAGCTGACTGGTTCAGAGCATCTATGAAAAGtggttgacttggcctccagaTTGCCCAGATCTCAATCTATTCAAGCATCTATGAGATGTGCTAGACAAACAAGTCCAATACAGCACACTAAATGTCATTTTACATCCAGTAACCCTCTGCCCACCAATTTTCTCCCTAATTTAGCCTAATCTGTACACATCAGTCAGTTCTCTTCTCatcatgcaaaaaaattaagtttaattttATAGAGTCACATGGCCTGTCCCCCTTGCGCTACCAGTGAATGTTGTCTAGCCAGAATCACCGAAATAAATGACTACTGGTAACTGCTAGTATCAAAGCAGGGAAtgaagaaatgaaattaaataaaaagaaatgaagtatTCTCTTCAAAAAACTAAAATTACCATCAAAAAGACTGTATTCAGTGAAGGTAATTTCCTGACATTCCTGTCTTCAAACCGTACCTTATAGCTGTTATTTGAGGTGTTCCACACAACCAGGTCAGGAAGTCCTCCTTTGCTGTGTCTGTAGTCCTTTGCCATTTTAAGCACCACACCACTTAAAAACTGTCCTCCTAGACATGCTACTAAGCTCTAAAACAGCACAAATGTATTTAaccattaatatatttattagatttcatttctttcattgcACCTTGCTCATCCATTTAAGTGAAGAGAGCTTACACAGTTTAGGAGCTTCTAATCATTACATGCGCAACCTCTTTTTATATGAACTACAACAAAATTAATGGACTTGGTACAATACTAAAGCTGTTTTTCTATTCAAGTGAGGCACTTTATTCAGTTTTACTCCTAACCATAAGCAAGCAGAAGAACAAATGTGTTTGGTAACCTGGGCTTGCTGAAGACAAGAGAATCTCTCCCAGTTGACAAGTGCACAAACTCTTCCCTCCTGTGAATTCCACACTTCTGCCAGCAGCTCCTGCAATGTTTCTGTGGATGCCTCGGACAACAGCTCAGCCCGGGCCTCGATAGCCTCCTTCCGATTCTCATAGAAACAGTCAGTGTACAAGTCCAGGGGACAGGTCTGGAAATCAAATAAAGTTATTTGAGAAACAAGGCAACGGTATTTTATCAGCCGTGCAAACAAAGTACTTCTTTTGCCAACCTTCATATTATGAAATGTGTAATATGCATATAACATATACGGCAAAATATATGATTAATGTTATACCTGATATGATGTTCTGAAGACATCCAAGACATTCATGTAGACAATGTCCCACATCAGAAGACCAAACAAAGTAGAGAATGTAGAGCCTTCACCATGAATGCCTGCATTAAATGGATTTATCATCAACACATTTCTATATAtggacaatgtccattgtaaaaagcgctatacaaacaaacttgaattgaattgaatatattcaGCTTTGACATACAACAGAGATTAAAGTCATCTAGTTCATGCTTTACTgccttaggaaaaaaaaactttagaaaCCTTGATCGAAGCCAAGTTCTCTGTAGTGTGCCAAAGCCAGCTCCTCTACAGTGCATATAACCATGGCATCATATCCTTCTCCAGAGTCTTCCTGCCCAGCAGCAGGCCTGAGGAACACGGATTTGCCTGTTCCACCCTCATGAGGAAAAAGCTGACCTCGAATAGTAACCttataaaaagacacaaaagcaGTGTTTATAATGGCAGCGAAGATTTTCAGACATACATCTCAAAATTACACCATGTCCAGTCACTTTAACTGGGTTTATAATGTGCATGATCTACTTAGcactaatataaatgtatacattagTTTCTGTTCAAAAGCTTCTTTTTTACAATAAAGAATACACTTACATGAGTAACACTTTGCACACTGATGGAAGGAAGGTCTCGAAGGAGCAGGCGGAACTTCTTAAAACTCGGTGACTCCTTCATTCTGGTGGCTCTCTGGTGCAGTGACAAACGGTGACCTGTCCGCACCAGTGGATCATTCAATCCATCCCTGATGCCGTGGATAGCCTTTAATGTAGGACCCACCATAACAGTTACGTATAAGCTTCACAGTGTTACAGTAAGCTCAGTGTTTACTGTATTACTATGTTCATTTGCAATTATTACTGATTTccataataattatttacacaaactaataattattattatttccgtTTCAAATATGTATACATTATTTAGGGAATATGACTGAATGGATGTAATATGTTTGATGGCCTCACGTTCATGCCATCATTTAAGATAATAGTGAGATAATGTTTTAGTATGATCAAATTAACCAAGTGCCTGAAAGGGCAGTTTTTTAAGACATGCTCCTCCCGAAGTGTTTTCACATCCACAATCTGGATCATGATACCTGCTCATGGCATTTTAGGTGCTGCTGGAGATTGAGTGCCAATCTGTCCCACCAGCGCCCTCTGCTGTCTGGACAGAACACTGACTGAGACAGCAGAGAACGTAGCTCATCCACTGCATCCTACAGGGACAAAGGAGAAACCTAACTACAAGAAGTTTGGCAAATATGTCAATAAATCATATCATTATTACTCCATCATACAAGCTCCATTGCCCTCTGTAACATGCATTCTAATTTATTCAATCATTTTGAATTAAGCCACAGCAACTGCATTGCTTCATtagcataataaatataaatttcctGTCATTTTAGCACTGGCACTATAGGCTAAAGGCATAAAAAcaatagttaaataaaacagtgttgaTTGCCAGTAGCTTGGGCATTTTAACACTAGCCTTCAATGTCTCAGCTTCCTGTTTCTGTGCTATCGATACACACTCACCTCATAACGACGCAGCCTTTGTAGTATCTCAACTCCTCGAGACAGTATACGTGTATATGTCCAACCGACTGTAAAGCACCGCAGGAACAAAGGTAACTGCTCCTGCcaactgcacacaaacacaagcttaTGAATCTCCTCAATGAATCCAGAAAATGcgtgaaaacaaaaagcaatTTTGTGGCTCCAACCTTAAGTCATAAGTTTGCTTCAAGTTTTGCCAGCTAGTCTTTGCAGAAGTGTAAAGGGCTAAAGCATCCTCCCAGCAGCCAGCTTGCATTGCTGTCATCACCTCTTGAAGGGTTCGCATGGCAGCTTCGTATCTATTCAGAAGAATGTCACTTAATTCTCTTCCCATTTTAACCTGGCTTCATTTTCTCATTTCCTTTAGAATGCAACCAGCTAGAAGATATTACATGAAATACTGTTACCTGATTAAATCTTCCCTGGCTTTAAACACTTGTGCAGACCGCTGAACTGTGTAGGCAGGAAAAGCCAGACGTCCAGAGTTGACGAGCAGAATGGTGTAGAGTTGTCCTTGACCCCCCGATGCCATTTCATCCTCCTCCAGAGTGTCAGTAAGGGAGAAAAGTAGGAGGACACGAGAGAACATAGCACGGGGTTCCCGGCACAGATAAACACAGGAGCCTGCTAGCTGTTTCGCCCTGCAGGAGATGTGAAAGTACAATATATGGCTAAATGTTGGTTTGCCAAGGCAGGTAAGAACTTGGAAGGAAGAAACTGATAAGAACCTTGATAACTTTGAAGATGAACTAGATACTGACTTTAAAAcctcccagaagagtggaggttatcaGAACGGGGGACTAATCAGGATTGTTCATCAAGCCAGTAAGGGTGTGATTTGTCAGTGTACACATAATTTTAAGCCATATAGAAACCTTTAAGAAACCTTTATGATTTTGAAATCATGCCTGACACCAAAATAGACCAAACAATAAATCGGGTATAACTGCTCATAAGACTTGCCACAAAGATCTAACCTTTTGAGAATGACTGCACCAGTGTTGCTTTGGCCAGGGGCAAGAGAAAAGAAGGAGCGCTGTTTGGACAAAAGGAGAAGCCCTTCCACCAGCTGCTGTTTCTGGCTACTGCTCCCTGGTCCTCCTATGTGGAAAGTCTTGGCCAGACTTCGGAGCTCCGGAGCAGGTAGAAGATCTAATACATCTTGGATCTCTGTGAGTTCAGACTCTAAGGCAGAAAAGAAGTTGCAAGATGTTAAATGCCTTGGGCTTTAAACAGCAAAGAGCTAGTGTTGGAAAGATAAAAAATCCCACTCTTGTTCACCAACCTGTCTGGAGGAAGGCACAGGAGACAAGTTCTTGCACAACAGAATTGAGGTCTGAACTAATTTCAGCATAATCTAGTTTGCTCACTTGCAGCCATTTCAACTTCCTCTGAAACAGACGCACATATAGCATCTGACCAGGCACTAGGATACATGAAAGGAAGAGTTAGTTTTTATTAGATAATTCACTATCCATATGTATTAAACTGTCATACGGCTCATGTAACATACATATGAACACTAAACATTGTACTAGAtttctgattaatcaggagtacaGTATATTCCCTACCTGATAGCTGCTTGAACCTTTGGATAGATGAGAGTTCCTCCTCACTGAAGAGTGCTCGGTCATccttattttccagcactgttCCGAGAACAGTTAGGAAGTTCTGAAGATAGTATGGTCGACTGAGGGAACCATGGTTCACAGAGGAGTTGCTAGCATCTTGTTGAAGATCACTGCTTCTATCTGGTAATGGATCAGCACTTGCAGATTTGGCACTTCTTTTCCCTGAAAATCGTGTTTTCTTCTGCATTTTTGTGGCTACACCTGCACCAGGAgtctcttctttcttcctcttcattaATCTCAATGAAGCAGCAATGTTTGCTGACTGAAAAGTATCAGGACACAAGGAGTCTACTTTTGATGTGGCCTGCTTTATTTCTTCAACACAAGGTTCAACATGATTTTCACTTGGTACCTGAGAAGTTAATGCTGAAGTCATCACTAGTTGTTCAGATTTAAGGCTTACATTCTCATCaaagttttctttttgtgaaCTACTTGGCTCATTTAAGACTGGTTCTTCTTTAATAGATGTTTGGGGGCTGGGAATTTTGGAgtcctctaaagaaaataatgCTTTTTTAGAAAGTTTTGAAGACAACCGCCCAAGACTGACTATCTTGGGCTCTccagcatggggagaacatttTTTTGGTGATTCTTGCCTTGCCGTGccattctttttaaaatacgGGCTTGTTTTTCTATcctgatcattttcatgcatgcttgcatttttctcttcttctgcaCTCTGAGGagcattatttaaaaagtgCCTGGATGTTTTCACC
Above is a window of Tachysurus vachellii isolate PV-2020 chromosome 9, HZAU_Pvac_v1, whole genome shotgun sequence DNA encoding:
- the fan1 gene encoding fanconi-associated nuclease 1, translated to MGPKPGRSRSKDHTRPLRRLSLAKNADQQGNAKLQKGPSITSFFKNTPPSKLACPLCGKFIPRFKINEHIDSQCQDFLEENDTQATCASDNEQVKTSRHFLNNAPQSAEEEKNASMHENDQDRKTSPYFKKNGTARQESPKKCSPHAGEPKIVSLGRLSSKLSKKALFSLEDSKIPSPQTSIKEEPVLNEPSSSQKENFDENVSLKSEQLVMTSALTSQVPSENHVEPCVEEIKQATSKVDSLCPDTFQSANIAASLRLMKRKKEETPGAGVATKMQKKTRFSGKRSAKSASADPLPDRSSDLQQDASNSSVNHGSLSRPYYLQNFLTVLGTVLENKDDRALFSEEELSSIQRFKQLSVPGQMLYVRLFQRKLKWLQVSKLDYAEISSDLNSVVQELVSCAFLQTESELTEIQDVLDLLPAPELRSLAKTFHIGGPGSSSQKQQLVEGLLLLSKQRSFFSLAPGQSNTGAVILKRAKQLAGSCVYLCREPRAMFSRVLLLFSLTDTLEEDEMASGGQGQLYTILLVNSGRLAFPAYTVQRSAQVFKAREDLIRYEAAMRTLQEVMTAMQAGCWEDALALYTSAKTSWQNLKQTYDLSWQEQLPLFLRCFTVGWTYTRILSRGVEILQRLRRYEDAVDELRSLLSQSVFCPDSRGRWWDRLALNLQQHLKCHEQAIHGIRDGLNDPLVRTGHRLSLHQRATRMKESPSFKKFRLLLRDLPSISVQSVTHVTIRGQLFPHEGGTGKSVFLRPAAGQEDSGEGYDAMVICTVEELALAHYRELGFDQGIHGEGSTFSTLFGLLMWDIVYMNVLDVFRTSYQTCPLDLYTDCFYENRKEAIEARAELLSEASTETLQELLAEVWNSQEGRVCALVNWERFSCLQQAQSLVACLGGQFLSGVVLKMAKDYRHSKGGLPDLVVWNTSNNSYKLVEVKGPNDRLSQKQQIWLDELQKLGADVEVCHVTAIGARGARLE